One genomic segment of Paenibacillus durus includes these proteins:
- a CDS encoding ATP-binding cassette domain-containing protein produces MPVQLTGVSYLYGQSPALSNIDLLIPEGSITVLCGVTGSGKSTLLRLLSGLAKPSSGSIDYPPDSSAASVSIVFQQPESQLFAGSVRKDVEYGLEQRDVPEPRRSEAAARAMEQAGLDPKLYGQRSPFLLSGGEKRRVCIAGAIAPLPRLLLLDEPTAGLDPPAARALLDTVTELKQGGYTIVIATHDLDSFFPLADQVAVLSHGALRYSGPAHGLWTEARVLEDAGLEPPAYIRIGRMLMRQGRLDALPASAGELLARLDKRSLVYRGSGAGAASGAGERPSADKDSLALSAEGGHLPAGGGPPAEAMPPAEDGRSARSGRRRVPGEGSAAPSPADEAAADPGASPAADAAALKLPARSVLQMLDPRVKWLAMILWSLVILQIKGALPLALAALMIGGLMAAASIPRRRIAWYYRPFLPMFLFLWLLSAFSWRGTDAGIPFQFSAEGALIGGFSVLRLGLLISLGFLFTETTSGAPLREGLEWAIKPLGKLGVRTRNWSLAVSVTLQFVPWVLGKISSLQLALASRGNRKRGPGRWTPKQISLMAVPLLLQVIGMGDELATAIEARGYDPSKPRTPWLVLSWRRRDTAALLLAVLAAALLWWASS; encoded by the coding sequence ATGCCGGTACAGTTAACCGGGGTGTCCTATCTCTACGGCCAATCGCCCGCCCTAAGCAATATCGATCTGCTGATTCCGGAGGGCAGCATTACGGTCCTGTGCGGAGTAACGGGCAGCGGAAAATCCACGCTGCTGCGGCTGCTGTCCGGACTCGCGAAGCCTTCTTCGGGCAGTATTGACTATCCGCCGGATAGCTCTGCCGCCTCCGTCTCCATCGTCTTCCAGCAGCCGGAGAGCCAGCTCTTCGCAGGAAGCGTCAGAAAGGATGTCGAGTACGGTCTGGAGCAGCGTGATGTTCCAGAGCCCCGGCGAAGCGAGGCGGCAGCCCGGGCGATGGAGCAGGCTGGACTCGATCCCAAACTATACGGCCAGCGGTCGCCGTTCCTGCTGAGCGGCGGCGAGAAGCGGCGGGTCTGCATCGCGGGCGCCATCGCCCCCCTGCCAAGGCTGCTGCTGCTGGACGAGCCGACGGCCGGGCTTGATCCGCCCGCCGCCCGCGCGCTGCTGGATACCGTCACGGAATTGAAGCAGGGCGGCTATACCATTGTAATCGCCACCCATGACCTGGACAGCTTCTTCCCCTTGGCGGATCAGGTCGCGGTCCTGTCGCACGGGGCCTTGCGCTACAGCGGTCCGGCCCACGGCTTATGGACCGAGGCCCGCGTGCTCGAAGACGCGGGCCTGGAGCCTCCGGCCTACATCCGGATCGGCCGGATGCTTATGCGCCAAGGCAGGCTGGACGCCCTGCCCGCCAGCGCCGGGGAACTGCTGGCCAGGCTGGACAAGCGCAGCCTGGTGTACCGCGGGAGCGGCGCCGGTGCTGCTTCCGGCGCCGGGGAAAGGCCTTCTGCGGACAAGGACAGCCTTGCCTTGTCCGCAGAAGGCGGGCACTTGCCGGCGGGCGGCGGACCGCCGGCAGAGGCCATGCCGCCGGCGGAAGACGGCCGCTCGGCAAGGAGCGGAAGGCGCCGCGTTCCAGGCGAAGGCAGCGCGGCGCCGTCTCCGGCGGACGAGGCCGCCGCCGATCCAGGCGCCAGCCCTGCGGCAGATGCAGCCGCCTTGAAGCTCCCGGCCCGATCGGTCTTGCAGATGCTCGACCCCCGTGTAAAGTGGCTGGCGATGATATTGTGGTCACTGGTGATTCTTCAAATAAAGGGAGCCTTGCCGCTGGCGCTTGCCGCGCTGATGATCGGCGGACTGATGGCCGCTGCGAGCATTCCCCGGAGACGGATAGCCTGGTACTATCGCCCGTTCCTGCCGATGTTTCTGTTCCTGTGGCTTCTCTCCGCCTTTTCTTGGCGCGGCACGGATGCGGGGATTCCCTTCCAGTTCTCCGCCGAGGGCGCCTTAATAGGCGGTTTTTCCGTTCTCCGGCTAGGGCTGCTCATTTCGCTCGGCTTCCTGTTCACGGAGACGACATCGGGAGCGCCGCTGCGCGAAGGGCTGGAGTGGGCCATCAAGCCGCTGGGCAAACTGGGCGTCAGAACGCGGAATTGGTCGCTCGCCGTCTCCGTCACTTTGCAGTTCGTACCGTGGGTTCTGGGGAAAATTTCATCGCTGCAGCTGGCGCTCGCCTCCCGGGGAAACCGAAAGCGGGGGCCGGGGCGCTGGACGCCAAAGCAGATTTCGTTGATGGCCGTCCCTCTGCTCCTCCAAGTGATCGGCATGGGCGACGAGCTGGCCACCGCCATCGAAGCACGGGGTTATGACCCGTCGAAGCCGCGAACGCCCTGGCTTGTTCTGTCTTGGCGGCGGCGGGATACGGCGGCGCTGCTTCTCGCCGTGCTCGCGGCGGCGCTGCT